In a genomic window of Ipomoea triloba cultivar NCNSP0323 chromosome 3, ASM357664v1:
- the LOC116013073 gene encoding protein RKD2-like has translation MDPTPFNNVVVHPKLENQNANAAAADWLFFDDYYTNLMATWEEESGFCESFNNNCGGGVSNILGDLDYDVGDLNVWDYDDPSAAIFQEEEDGRCGSSGGSNNNVNNKETMRIGGVKRKRKVGGGERCCKKPAALEFDEIQKYFGLPITKAAKELKVGLTALKKRCRELNISRWPHRKIKSLTSLIHNIKELGMGNEIEMLEEHKRMVECIPEMELTERTKKLRQACFKANYKRRKSSLPAPSH, from the exons ATGGATCCAACACCGTTCAACAACGTTGTTGTTCATCCCAAACTCGAAAACCAGAATGCTAATGCTGCTGCCGCAGATTGGTTATTCTTTGATGACTACTATACTAATCTCAT GGCGACATGGGAAGAAGAATCGGGGTTTTGTGAAAGCTTCAATAACAACTGTGGCGGCGGCGTATCCAACATTCTGGGCGACTTGGACTACGATGTGGGAGATTTAAACGTGTGGGACTATGATGACCCTTCAGCAGCAATCttccaagaagaagaagatggaaggTGTGGGAGTTCAGGAGGATCCAACAACAATGTTAATAATAAAGAGACGATGAGGATAGGAGGGGTTAAGAGGAAGAGGAAGGTGGGAGGCGGCGAAAGGTGTTGCAAGAAGCCTGCTGCGTTGGAGTTTGATGAGATTCAGAAATACTTTGGTTTGCCGATCACGAAAGCTGCCAAGGAGTTGAAAGTTGGGCTCACAGCGTTGAAGAAAAGGTGCCGGGAACTCAACATCTCGCGCTGGCCGCATCGTAAGATCAAGAGCTTGACCTCCCTCATTCACAACATTAAG GAGTTGGGGATGGGTAATGAGATTGAGATGCTGGAAGAGCACAAGAGAATGGTGGAGTGTATACCAGAGATGGAGCTGACTGAAAGAACAAAGAAATTGCGGCAAGCTTGCTTCAAGGCTAATTACAAGAGAAGGAAGTCGTCTCTACCCGCCCCTTCTCATTAA